Sequence from the Microplitis demolitor isolate Queensland-Clemson2020A chromosome 7, iyMicDemo2.1a, whole genome shotgun sequence genome:
acaaaGTTAAGACCACGTGTTCGTTTAATTGAACAATCAGTGaatttgaatgaattaaaatgCCTCTGCGTAAAAAAGGCTGCTCGATCACGTCTAAAAGCGTCCATGAGTGGTCAATAAACAACATAagttcatatttatttaatgaaaagtgTGTAAACAGGTGTAGCAAATCACTGGTGTTTTCTTCTCAGTCCGGGATCGACGACCAGTGGACCATGAAGTTGGAATTTAGTGGTCAAGATTCCTGGATAACAATCGAGTGCAATTCTGTGGACGCCGAAGACAGTATCAGAGCAACACACTCGATTTTTATGATCGACCACCAAGAGAAGTTGGTATTCATTGGGCAAACTAGCGGAGAATATGACAGCGAGTCTTGCGAGCACATCGTCTACTTTTTGGACAAAGATATTTTTGCCGAAATCCAGAAGAATAAAATACTGTTCAAAGATACCCTGGTGCTGTGCGTCGAGCTGCAGGTTTATTTCGACGACACTCCTTTTCCTGCGGATTATCccattgaaataatttcaaaggACACGTTGCCTAGTTATTGCCGGACGTTGTACTCCAGCCGAGCGGTTAATAGCGACGCTTTTGTGATAATTAATAGCCAAGGATACCCAGCCCACAGCCATGTTTTGAAGCAACGGTGCCCCGAAATGTACGCGAAGCTACGCCCGATGCCAGAAAGCAAGAAGTCATGTATGCATATTTATGATTTGAGTCCTGAgatattacaaaaattgctgcaatttatttacactggcGAGGTCACTGGAATGGATGACTACGCGGTGGCTCTGTTGAAAGCtgctgaaaaatataaactggAAACTCTGAAGCGAATGTGCGAAAAATGTATCTGCGATCGCTATTTGACGATCAAGAACTCGCAAGAAATTATGGACTTGGCTACTCGTTGTAATgctcaaaatttgatcaaatatatatgtctgtTTCAAATAGCCAATAATGTGGCTGACTAGCTTGTaagtttgtttaataaaatttattataaccaagttgataaatttttgttgttacattatttataatgaccaaaaattaacttaaattattgaaatttatttagaaagtTCAGGTaagattttttcttaaatttatgagATCGGACAATGGGATCAGGAGCTGAGGAATGCAGTGATTGTAGAATAAGAGAAATGGTAATTATAGTTaccgaaaattaataatattaaatatttataaagagaAATTTAACTGTTGAGTCAAAACTTGTTTGTGAAGAAGatttaagttaatttcaaTTGCAAGTAAACGtcttattgttaaatattttattggattttgtaaaattatcctatgacaaaattttatggggaattttgaaaaaaaattactgagacATACTTTTGGATAGTTTAGTAGAAAAATTACTCGATGACGTACAAGTCTGGGTAATTTTGAAGAATTGTCTGATGACGGAATTTTATGGggaattttgagaaaaaattaccacaagaaaaactttttgataattaagtAGAAAAATTATCCGATGACGTGCAGGTCTGGGTAATTTTGAAGAAGAATTATTCAATGACGAAAttttatgagtaattttaaaaaaattcctaaaacttaaaaattttatttttaatgaaaaaaattgataaataaaattaagatattaaataaatacttgaatACTAGATAATCAaactaaatgataaaaatataagtagaTTATGAAATACTtacctaaaataaatataaggaaaaaaaaaatgaatttaatcaGCCAACAGTCAGAAATATAAAAGATCCATAGAACTTGAAAccgaattttttaacaaaaaaactatttacaggcaaataaatacttattataaaaaattcaatattgatctttattatcgataattagtctaaataaaagtaaaaaataaggaaacacgtctattgatattttatttttaataattcatacagtaaatgaataaaatgattaatattatttataaaaatatgacgaATCATTTGAAATGGCTGATTACATATATAcgagttattaataataaaatatcaatatatatattcatatatatatatatatatatgtatcatcaattttatgtattgaatatatttgtattttttcttgttatttCTTATTGTTTTTGGATtctactatttaattattattatttattaaattgttttaaaattcacaGCCTGTTTTAAATGTCGAGAAACACGTAGTTTAAGTATGCTCATATTTAAAACACACTGTGTTACACTCTCATGTGCTTAAATCTAATTATACATACATTGtttatcttattatttatcatcatttaattattagtcatacAATCTTAACCGTTaactaaaaatacttaaacaCATATCAATCAACAATGGGTAATAATTGTACAAATAGTTATCACACATGTGATACCACTGTCGgtctttcaaatatttttatcaattactttataataaaactctGCTTTAT
This genomic interval carries:
- the LOC103569444 gene encoding speckle-type POZ protein B isoform X1, whose amino-acid sequence is MPLRKKGCSITSKSVHEWSINNISSYLFNEKCVNRCSKSLVFSSQSGIDDQWTMKLEFSGQDSWITIECNSVDAEDSIRATHSIFMIDHQEKLVFIGQTSGEYDSESCEHIVYFLDKDIFAEIQKNKILFKDTLVLCVELQVYFDDTPFPADYPIEIISKDTLPSYCRTLYSSRAVNSDAFVIINSQGYPAHSHVLKQRCPEMYAKLRPMPESKKSCMHIYDLSPEILQKLLQFIYTGEVTGMDDYAVALLKAAEKYKLETLKRMCEKCICDRYLTIKNSQEIMDLATRCNAQNLIKYICLFQIANNVAD
- the LOC103569444 gene encoding speckle-type POZ protein B isoform X2 — encoded protein: MKLEFSGQDSWITIECNSVDAEDSIRATHSIFMIDHQEKLVFIGQTSGEYDSESCEHIVYFLDKDIFAEIQKNKILFKDTLVLCVELQVYFDDTPFPADYPIEIISKDTLPSYCRTLYSSRAVNSDAFVIINSQGYPAHSHVLKQRCPEMYAKLRPMPESKKSCMHIYDLSPEILQKLLQFIYTGEVTGMDDYAVALLKAAEKYKLETLKRMCEKCICDRYLTIKNSQEIMDLATRCNAQNLIKYICLFQIANNVAD